The genomic DNA TGCCATCGGTGGGCGACCGTGTTGTCATCGCGCCCTCGGATGAACCCGCCGAAGTTTTTGATGTGCAGCAGACGGGGAGCCAGGTTCGGCTGGGAGTGATTTTTCTACGCTCAAAAAAGGCGGAGCGGCTCGTCTTTTCTCTTGAAGAGTTTGCTCAGCGGGTTCAGCGGCTGCCATCGCTCTGGGACGAGTTTATCCCAGCGGCGCTTCCGCGAGAGAGTTTTATCCTTTTCACGGATGCGCTGAGGATGCACCTGGCATATAGTTTCGATCCGCACTATGCCGTGAGCGTCACCCAAGTTGACTTGCTTCCCCATCAGGTAGATGCCGTTTACGACCGCATCCTCCCGCAGCCGTGCATCCGCTTCCTTCTGGCAGACGACCCCGGCTTGGGCAAGACCATCATGGCGGGGTTGCTTTTGAAGGAGTTCAAAGCAAGGGGATTGGTCAAAAGCGCCTTGGCCGTCGTCCCCGCTCACTTGCAAGACCAGTGGAAACGGGAGATGGCCGGCTGGTTCCGCGAGGGTTTCGTGACCTTGGATCGCGGTCTGCTCGATAGCCTCTACTCCAGCCCATTGCGGGCATCGTGAAAGTGGCTATCGAGCAGTGGAAGGAGGCAAATTAGCAATGCCGACGTCTCAGCACTGGGACTGGCTGAAAGAACAACCTGAAAGCCAGTTTCTTGAACGAAAAAGTTGCTACACCCGCTCCAAAGGTCGAGTG from Blastocatellia bacterium includes the following:
- a CDS encoding SNF2-related protein, translating into MQDSTSLEKGEGSMARELPSVGDRVVIAPSDEPAEVFDVQQTGSQVRLGVIFLRSKKAERLVFSLEEFAQRVQRLPSLWDEFIPAALPRESFILFTDALRMHLAYSFDPHYAVSVTQVDLLPHQVDAVYDRILPQPCIRFLLADDPGLGKTIMAGLLLKEFKARGLVKSALAVVPAHLQDQWKREMAGWFREGFVTLDRGLLDSLYSSPLRAS